CAAtagcagaggcaggaaaaggcaGTGAGAGCCTGGACTTCTCTTCTTTTGCTGCCTCAGAACAAGCCCACGTctttgctggctgctgctggctctggccCAGTCCCTcagccccagggatgctgctgagacCTGTTTCTTCTTGGTGTTCTCCACTCCTGAATCCACAGAGAGCCTTGGGCAAAGGGGGAGATGAGCAAGGAGAGGAGCCCCTCCAGGCTCCGTGCTGCTGGGGGCAAGCAAGAGGCTGGAGCCCGTCTTGGAGACCCTGGATATCTGCTGGCCCTGTTTCTGCTtcagcccagcagctcccatcaGGAAGGGATGCTCCCAGCATTGCCCATCCCCATAGATGCGAGCACCCGTGTGAGCTCCCACTGCGAGTGTGGGGTctctcctgccttccctccACTGTGAACTGGGGCATTTGGGACCTCTCCTGCTTCTGACCTGGAAGCACTGCCGGGCGCTGGACCCAGGCCTGCTCAGTGCTGAGAGCACCCCGGTCCCCTCGGCAGCACTGGCCCAACTCCAGCTCTTTGTTATCCCGGGGGAACTCAAGCATTTCTGCCCCGTGTTTGCTCACTGTTGTGCAGGGTGGAGGAAAGGCAAACACCAGCCTTTTGTTCCCCTTCCCGACAGCCTTGGCCTCCTCTCCCAGGGTCcatctgcttcctcctcccccctgGGACTCAGCTCCCCACAGTGCAGATCCCAGTGTCCAGCCAGGATGCTGccattccccttccccaccactgATTCAGGACATCCCTGCCCAGACCCCTCCGGGTCCTGGCTGGTTctgagtcacagaatcatagaatcgttagggttgggaaggacaTTCAGATCCTCTGGCTCCCAGCCACACCACCGGCCTCCTTTTATCAGCTCAGAGTCAGGATGCAGACAGCTGAAACCTCCCACCTCTTGCAGTCACTGCCCAGTCGCTGCAGCAGCCCCCGCAGAAGATGCTCGGCATTCCAGGCTCTCCTTCCCGGCCATCATTCCCAGCCTTGGGGTGATGGTGCCGTCCCTGCAAGCCTGACAGCATCCATAGGGCAgcagccaggaaggagcagccacAGCCCCCTGCCTGTGCCGCCGTTCTGCTCTGTGCATCCCTGTCCCTAAGGCCATAAATCATCCGGtgcctgggctggggctgctcaccCGCAGCACTGGGGCCTGCAGTGATGTCCCTGGGACCCTGTTGACATGGTGCCCCCGTGTCCTGCCCCAGCGCTGTCCCATCGGTTCCTGGGGGCACGGGTGACCCGCAGCTCCTCCAGCCACCACATTGAACCACTTGATGCGCTCGGCGGCTCCTCCACCTCCGAGCGCTTCCCTGTACTCAAAGCCCTGCGGGCACAGCGGGATGCATCCGGCgcgggggggggacacggcTCCATCGCGCTAACGTTGGGGGGACACGGGGCTGCTGCCATCCCGTTCCCTCCCGCATCCCGGCTCGGGACCGGTCCCATCCCAACCGCGGTGCTCCCGTGGGCAGGGGGCCGGGTGTCCCCGCACCCCCGAGCATCAGCGGCCCGGGGTCGCGGTCCCGGTCCGGCGGGGCTCGGTGCGGGGAATTGCGGGGGCGCCGCGCTCGGAGGATTacggcggcggcgcggggaaGGAGCGGAGCCGCCGCTGCCGCCCTATAAAAGCGCGTTCCCGTCCGCCCCGCCCGggctgcggcggcggcggctccgctCCAGGTGCGGCGGCTCCGGCaacttccctttcccattcccgttcccattcccgttcccattcccgttcgCGGTCGGCGGCGTCGCTCGCTCCGTCGGTTCGCTCCGGTCCCCGCTCCCTGTCCCGCAGCGGCTTCCCCGTGCGCCGCGGCCGCTCCGTCCCATCGCGTGCCTCGGCGCCACCGGCTCCATCCCGGTCTCTTCCCGTCCCCTTCCCGTCGGCGGCGCCGGTTCCCCCATCTTGTCCCCCGTGCTCCCGGTGCCCACTGGTTTCTCTCCGGGCCGCCGGTCGCCGCTGACGCCGTTGCCCCTCCGGTCTCTTGCAGCCCCGCAGGCGGCAGCAACATGTGGCTCCTGGAGCGGCTGCGCGGCGTGGCCGAGAACGGGTCCCGTGGCGCGGGGCCGGAGGATTCCCCCCGCGGGTCCCGCTACAGCAACGTCCTCACCCCCGACAAGATCCCGGACTTCTTCATCCCCCCCAAGCTGAGCGCGGCGCCCGCAGAGGCCGAGGGCTCCGAGCCCCCCGCGACGCCCACCCTGGGCCCCTCGGCCTCGGAGCAGGACCTGGCCGGGCGCAAGCCCCCGCGGAGCCCCCGGGCCTCCAGCCGCCCCCGTGCCCGTCACATCATCCAGGTCGAGAGCGCCGAGGACTGGACGGCCGAGGGGGGCTTCGGCACCAACGTGGACCCGCAGGCGCAGACGGCCATGTCGCTGCCTTATGTACCCAAGGCTCAGACCTCCTACGGCTTCGCCACGCTGGTCGAGAGCCCCCACACGCGGCGCAAGGAGTCCCTGTTCCACAGCGACCACAGCAGCCTCTGCCCCTCGCCGGCCACCTCGCCCAGCGCCCAGCGCAGAGCCAAGCTCAACGGGGACAGCGGCCCCCGGTCGCCCACAGACCTGGGCGCAGCCCTGATGCATCCCGGGCGCTACTTCAGCGGCGGCGAGAGCGACACCGGCTCCTCGGCAGAGTCGTCGCCCTTCGGCTCCCCGCTGCTGTCCCGCTCCGTGTCCCTGCTGAAGATCTTCAGCCAGGAGAGCCAGTCCAAGATGATCAAGCTGAAGCACTCGGTTGCCCGCAACAGCTCCTTGTCCACCGACGACAGCTCGGCCGACACCAGCCCCAGCGCCCAGCGCCGCTCCCGCAGCGCCCCGGCCGGGACACAGCCTCCGACCGCGCTGCTGCCGCTGGATGCTCCGCGGGGCCGGGATCGGGAGCAGAGCCTGAGGCTGAGCCGCGGGGGGAGCCTGCGCCTGGCCGCCGAGTACGACCCCTCCAACGCTCGCCTGCGTGTGCGGCTCGTCTCCGCCGAGGATCTCTACGATGCCCTGGTCGACGTGCGCAGCATCAACTGCTGCGTCTCGCTGTGCCTCAACCCCGggaagctgcagaagcagcGCAGCACCATCGTCAAGAACAGCCGCAACCCCGTCTTCAACGAGGACTTCTTCTTCGACGGGCTGGGCCTCGGCCACGCCAGGAAGATGTCCCTGAAGCTCAAGGTGGTCAACAAGGGCAGCAGCCTTAAGCGGGACACGCTGCTGGGGGAGAAGGAGCTGCCGCTCACCACCCTCCTGGCCTTGTAGGGCCCCGGAGGGAGCCTTGGGGGGGCCGGCCCTGACCCCTCTGCCCTGCTGGAGGTGTGTGGGTCCCCATGGGGATGATGCCAGCTGCATCCCTCCTTCAGCCGGGCAGGCAGAGCCCCTGctcccccctccctgctccctcctggagTCCCGCTATAAGCAGGGAGCCACCATCCTGAATCCATCAGGAAGGATGGAGGTCACCTTCCGGGCTCTGCCCCCCGTGGTGCCCGCGCTCTGCAGCTGGCCAGCACGATGCTCAGAGGTGGGTAGGTCTCGGTAGCCTACGACCACCTCTGCCGaagccccagctcctgcagccaggagATCACATCGATCTCAGATTTCATTTAAGACAAGTTTCCGGTCTTGGGAAGCATGGAGGTGACCCAGGAGCAGGCTGAAGGAGGGATGAGCCCGGGTTGGGGCTTCTGAGCCTTTCCTGTGCtctttcccagccctgcaggccTGCAGATGTGTGAGTTGCCTTGGTCTGACACCCGCAGCCTCCCGGGACACCCTCCCTGcgtcccattccccccccagcagcatccctgctgctgatCCCTGCAGGAAACTGCTCACGGCTCTGCCCAAATCCAGGAGTGTCCGGATCCTGCTCGTGCCCATCCCTACCTGCAGGAGGGTGATGCCAGGAGGGAACCACTGGGGCTGAATGATGCTTCCCCACCCTCTGCCCTCACTTGCCTGTGGGGCTCATGGGTGTCAGCACCCACGGGGCAGGAGGGATGAGTTCCATGGGGCCACAAAGCTGCTGCATGCAGCGGGacctgcagggctctgcagtATCCCTTTGGTCCCCTCTGAATGCTCCCATCTTTTGCCATCCCGGCCGGAGGCACCGGGAGCCTTGTTGTTGTTTGGTGTGGCGTTCCCTGGCCTAGGGCTCTGCATGTCCCTATGGAAGGGAGCAGGATTCACCGcgctcccatccctgcccattgtAGCACGCGTGGACACCTGCACACACGTGTCCCTCGGTGTTAACCTCTGTCGCTGGCAGTTGATGTTCCTTCCTTGTCCTTTTGCAGCAGATGGCACGTTTCACTGTTGGTTATTTATATCCCAGGCTGATCTTTCCCTGCCTGTAAATACATTCCAGGTACGCGAGGCATGGTTCTGGTAGCGCCGTGTTTGCATGtcggggggggggtgtgtgtgtatttggGGTGATCGTGGCTGTTTGTTGAGCTTGTGGCTGAAAACAACCCGTGCAGGATGGAAGGAGCAGACGCCTTCCTCCTCCATGGGGAAGCTCCCACCTGAGGCTTCCCACCATAGCCCCGCAGCCAACACGGGGATAGCCCTGACCCCCGAGTGCCGTGGGGGTCCCTGGGGGTAAGAAGGggaccctgctgctgcccacagctCCGTGCATGTCCCATTGGGGTGCTGTGGTCCCCAGGGGTCCTGCACCCCCGAGAGGCTGATGGGACCCAGGAGAAGGGGAACAGGAGCTGGGCAAAGACTTTGGTGCTCTATGAGTGGGTTTGGGGGTGATGCACCCCCAAGGCAGAGTCTTTGGCTTTGGGAAATGGGGATGCAGAGAACAGGGTCCTGGGATGCTCCTTAGGTTGGGGCTGGCCCTAGGGGAGACCCAGGGGTCTGGGGGCTTGTGCTGTTGTCCCCATGCTCCCCCCCGGACTCAAGTGGGCATCACGGagccctgggctgtgctgctgcagtgtgggagctggggctggggcctGGCTGGGTATTTCCTCCCTTGTAGCTCTTTTCTACTGTTCCTGCTTTGATATTTCTGTGTCTGGATTTAATGATGCGTTTTTGGAGTGGAAAACAACACTATGTTCATATTGATATACCTGGCTGGAATGGTTCTTTACAGGTGACTCCCCCTTTTTAGTGCAATAAAGTCATTTCTAACAcagatgctggtgctgctcctggTTTCCTCCCAAAGATCTTCCCTTTTCACTGACGTGGCTGTGGTGTCCCACTCATCCCTGTTAAATCTCCCTCCATCTCCTTGTGCTGGAGGAGTGGAGCTGCACCTCTGAGGCTGCCCAGCCATGGGTCGGCGACTGTGCTTCCATATGTTGCTGCCCTTTCCTGAAGTCTCCATGTGCTTCCAAAGCTCTTTCCCGATCAGCCGTAGGGTGAGGCGGAAGCAGCTCTCCCCAGGGAGAAATGGGAATGTGGGGAAAGTGGCTGCTGTGGGTATCACCTGTGTGGGGACAGGGAGAGCCCCTTCCCATGCgcatccttcctcctcctcagctgtgCCGGTGATGAAGGATGTGATGTGGGGTTTGGGCTGTGGCGCTGCCCTTGGGGGGGCTCTTTGGGGGGCAGCTGAGCTCTGACCCCatggcagagcagggctggaggcgatccctgctgcttcccatctCCACAGCCCATTGCCCCTCCAAACCCTGGCTTGGTGTGAAAACCAACCCGATGCTATGGAGCATCCGATGCTATGGAGCTCCTTGATGCTCCATAGCCTGAGGACTGTGGGTGTTGAACGAGCTGCTCCCAGGGCATCCCCTGGCCCGTCTCCCTCCCCTGCCCTGGCTGTCAGCATTCCCATTACTTGGGATTCTTTATCCCCACTTCCATGCGCTTTTAAGCCCCTGAAGAAGAGAGGGAGGTTCCTCTGTTCATTAAATGCCACTCTTCTGCTTTCCCCTCCTCTAATAAGTTGTCATTGTGGGGAGGAATCAAAGGCCGGGAGCACTAAAacagctcctcctgcccccacAGGGGTAGGGGAGGCAGCGCTTGGCAGGTACCAGGTTTCTGAGCCCTGCTTTTTCTAGAGGTGTAAAGCAGCTCAGTCCCTCATGAGCTGAGCCTGATGAGGTTGGTGCTGAGCACGAGTGGATGGGGTCAGCCTCGACGCACGCAAAGTGCCTGGGAAGTGTTCAACAGGGAAAGCGCTGGAAGCAGCCGGAGCGGGAGGGAAAAGGGCATCTTGTGGGGGAAGATTTAACTCTGAATTTGTAATGGATTCATTGTGGGATGGAAACgcagctgcttcccaggctggggtcaggctgggagggagcagggggaTACATCCCCTCCGCACaacagggatgctccagccctgggagcCTTCCAATGGCCGGGGTTTGTCCCCATGGACCTGCCAGAATCCCTgcaggaaactgaggcagagggAGGCTGGATGCGGAGGAGCCGGTGGCAGCCGCGTGTTCACCTGCTTGGATGCGCACCCGGAGCTGGGCTATTTTTAGTCCTGTTTTTCCACAATGGGAAGGACTCAACTTGAGCATTGCCTGGAGCTCGCTCAGCACAAGAGGGGCTCAGGGTTCAGCCACAGCCGGGgtgcacagcagggatggggctccCCACGGAGGCTTTCCCAGGGCTGTCCCCACAGCAGGACCCCCATCCCCGGTGGGTCCCCACAGTGGCTCCATCCCCACTCCAGGTTTTGGGTGCTGTTGAGGTTGAGGGAGCCCCGATTCCAAACCCCCCTCCCCGCGGCATTCCCAGCCTGCCCGTATCCATGTgtcgctcccccccccccgggacccAGCTGCCGATTTACCGGTTTGGTCAGAAAAAGCATCTTCCCGTTGCCTGGCAACGCTCGGCCGCCTGGTCCAGCGCCCGGGGGCGGCTCCGTGGTGGTGGTGGGTTTATGGGGGGGCTCCTCCTCACCTGCAGCCCTCCCCGGGGCTCTTCGGGGCTGGTGGTGGGCACGGTGCATGTGAAGTAGCAGCAGGGTTTGCAttgccagtgctgggggggggCTGCGTGATGGCACTTGGGGGGTGCAATCACTCCCCATTGTGCTCCCAACCCAGCAGCAACCTGTTGCCTTCCTGCAGGACACGATACAGGCTGGTGAATGGGTGTTTGTTGCCATCAGATGGGACAGGGTGACAGAAACCTGGGTTCCTCCTCAAGCGAGACCCCTGCGCCCATCACACCTCCTGGGGCAGTGAGGGGGGGACCAGTGACTGTGGTGTGGTGGCCATTGCCACCAGCAGTTGTGTTGTGCCATGGGGGTCCTGTGCTGGACCTCTGGGATGTGGTTCTGGACAGCCAGGGTTGGccactgggatgtgctgggaagcagggagtgtgccctggctgcaggagaGCATTGGCCTCCCCTGGTCTCCTGCTTGGCTTTATTGTGAGCATTTATCTTCCATGGCAGCGTGTCTGGTTTAAAGCATAGAGAAGAGACTCCCACTGCTCCtaggaggaaaacagaacttAATTAAATCCCACAACCCCTCATAGTCACATCAGGCATGAAAGGAAGCCAGAGGAGAGTGATTCCCGTTCCCCCTTgtgctcccatccccatccaggGGACATGGAACCCCCCCCTCcgggctggcagcagggaaaaCCTGCGGCTCCTTCTCCTTGATGGGTCTCTAGAAGCCATGGggtggaagcagcagctccggGGTGTCCCCGAGGCTCTGCCTGTCACCGCCAGCCCCAGGGCACACGTTTCGCTTCGCTCTCCTGCTTTGAGGCTGCCAATCCAACAAGAACCTGGGGCTAAATCCTGCCTCCGCAgccagggagcagagggagaggatGGGAAGTCAAAGACATTCACACCAAACCCCTGCAGCTGCGTGGCTCCGAGGATGGATGAGTGCGagagcagaagctgctctgtgggACGAGGGATGTCTCCCTGCCTCTCCTCGCTGGAGCTCCAAACGCCGCTTTTCAAACGTCTGCAAAATGCCCCAAAAGCATCAGCCAGGCCCAGGTGGGAGGCAAAGAGAAACGGCGCAAACAAAGCAGGATGCGTTAAACGCCGCTGAGCCGCCGGCAAACACGCGAGTAGAGCGCAGGCGGTGCTCGGGGCCATGGGCTGTGCCCCAGGGCTGGCTCCTGTGCTTGTGGGGGGGCACTCgggctgtgccatggggagCCCCCCGCAGCACCGCggtgggaagggctgggagATGCTCTGGATGCAGGAGGCCGGGCTGGGAGCGCCTCTGCCATCGCAGCCCGGTGCTGCCGGACACAGCACAGGGAGCTCGCCTGGCATTGCCATGGAAATGGAGATAATGGAGCGGGGAGGGCCGGGAGCTCCGGCAGCCGCAGCTTGACAGGGAGATGCCTCCGGCCACCATCATCTGCAGGAGCAGCGCTGAGTTCCAGCTCAGTGCCCATCACAACACATCCCCTGCCTGGATGGCAGCAAACACGTCCCTGCGGCGGGTGAAGCCCTCAGCCCCCCTTGTACCCACGACAACGGCAGAGGTTGCACCGGGCAGCCCATAAAAACGCCTATTGAAACCCTCCAACGTCCCCGCTGCCAGGTTGGGATGAATTCCCATCCGCAGCTCCCGATCCAACGCAATTGCCAGCTGAGATTGCTGTAATCACTAATCTTATCAAGCACATCAGTGTGGAGTGAGAGCACTGCAATTAGCACGGGCAGGAGCCGCAGGTGAGCTGCTGCTCGGGGAGTATTTATGTCACTTGTGCCAGGGGAGGATGTGCTTGATTGGTGCTTGCTGGGGCTGAGCTTTACCCAGcccgggcagggtgggatgaggcAATGCCAGAACCATGGAGCTCTGCAGGAAGCTGGCTTCTGCTGGGGAAGGATTTGCCTTTCCTGTCTCCCCATCACCAAGGAGCCAAAACCACCGAAGAAGAGGGTGAAGAGTCCTtgagcagcactgctgtgcctTGGCTTGGCACAGGAGATGAGTACCAGCCTTAATCCTGACTTCCCTGgctccatcccagccctgcttggGTCCCCCTTGCTGAGCTGATGGAGATCTGGGTGCTAGTGGCTTGATCGCCAGCAAAGCATCTCCCTCTGCAAGGCCATGAgggaggcagctcctgctccccatcctcCTACAGGCAGCACAGTGGGGACCCACTGGTGTGCAGCCCCTCAGTGTGAGAACCCTCATCATGGGGCCccacaggagctgtgctggggacacTGTGTCCCCCAAACCCAGCAGATGGGTATGATCCTGCTCCTGATGGACAACCTcttcccaccagcactgcctgcagcatctccaggcACAGCCAGTGGGATCATTCACTGGGTGCCACGGACAGCTCCATGCCCACCCCTGCTGCCACTGGCATCCTTGCCTGTGCTGGCAAAGCCCAGGATCAGgatcaggctggatgtggctcaCGGGGCTCTGCTCATTTGTGTTTTTGCAGCGGTAGGGGTGCTCAGCCCTGGGTACCACCAACGCCAAAGAGGGGTGCAGGGAGGCAGGGGATGCTCGGGCATCCCCAGGAGCATCGCTGATCCCTGCGCATGTGGGTACCCCTCCAATGGCACGCGTTTGGGGGTGTCGGGGTCCCCCCCCTCGccgcagctgcagcagccatcGGGTGGTGTTGCATGGGCACCTACCAAAAGCTTCTCACTTCGCCACCCCCAGCCGTCTGTCGCTGCTGACACTCCCTGACAGGAATAAACTCCAGCACCCACCATatgtttgctgcttctgctgcctgcGCTCTCTTGTTACTATATATTCCAAAGCCTCTGTTGGTCCCCAGCGGTGATGGGGCTGTTGATGATGGGCTCTGGGGCCAGCGGAGCTTCTGGCATCCTTGTGGCAGATGGGGCTATGTAGGAGTTGCTGTGTTCTGTAGGGAGCCGGCGGTTTCCGTATGGATCCGGTGGCTCTGGGGCtgggcagagctcagcagcacaCCCGAGCTGGAGGTGGTACCCGAAGCTGATGGCGTGAGCTGTACCGTGAGTCCTTCACTGGGATGGGGACGTGAGCCTGGGTGATGGCTCTGGGTTGTGCTGGTGGGAGACGTGTCTGCAGGGTGTTcccaaaggaaagcagcattccagtgtctgaagggggtacaaggatgctggagagggattgATCAttaagggactgtagtgacaggacaaggggtgatgggttcaaacaaacaggggaagctcaggttggatgtaaggcagaagctcttccctgtgagggtgctgaggtgctggcacagggtgcccagagaagctgtggctgccccatccctggcatcccacatcccatgcGGAGCTTTGATTGCACCATGGAGCCTTGATTCCTGGTTTGCATTGCAGCCAAAGGaagctggggcagcaggagaggaaaacatggaGCTGCAAGGAAACacatgaggaaagaaaagagcagctaCTGGTGACTGATGGGTTCATGGTTCTGGGTCTGTGCCACAGCACCAGGAGAGGGGAGCTCTTCCCTGCACTTGGAGCAGGGTGAGGGGAGCTGATCCTTCCTGGGACTGCTGTTCCGTGTTATTCTTCACCCCTGGTGCACAAAAGCTGCCCCTTTCCCTGCGTTCCAGATGGGGATTTTGCCTGTTTGCACAGGCAgggtcacagaatcccagcctgggtttggttggaagggaccttcaagctcctCCAGGGACAAGGGACAAGGATaccccagcacagctcagcccaTCCTGCTCTCTGCCATCGGGGTGTCCCTGTGGTCAATCACGCAGCTCAGATGTGCTCCCCGGCCTTGTTCTCCCCAtagcacaggctgggatctcACTCCCGAACTCCTTGACTTTGAGCATCTTGGAAACCAGCGCTTGCAAACAAGCCCGaaggaacagcagcaaacaagCCCGGCCGCAGGAACACGGCCTCATCCCACACTTCGGATCCCCCCgttctcccccttccctcctttgCCAAAGGGATTGAAGCTGCTGTAATAAAACCAGGGAAGAAAGCAAGCTGTAGCCCCCACCTTGACGCAGGCACCATGGCAACTGGATCAAGGGGACACCTGTACATTTCCATTCCAGGCTCCCACTATCTCAATAGACAGAGCAGCGCTAATTAAaatcccagcaccagcagcaggaaaagaggaaaggagcCGGGGAGCAGGGCACTGGGGTTCAGAGCACACCAGCACTGATGGGCACCAGGGGAtcctgcctaagag
The DNA window shown above is from Melopsittacus undulatus isolate bMelUnd1 chromosome 19, bMelUnd1.mat.Z, whole genome shotgun sequence and carries:
- the C2CD4C gene encoding C2 calcium-dependent domain-containing protein 4C, producing MWLLERLRGVAENGSRGAGPEDSPRGSRYSNVLTPDKIPDFFIPPKLSAAPAEAEGSEPPATPTLGPSASEQDLAGRKPPRSPRASSRPRARHIIQVESAEDWTAEGGFGTNVDPQAQTAMSLPYVPKAQTSYGFATLVESPHTRRKESLFHSDHSSLCPSPATSPSAQRRAKLNGDSGPRSPTDLGAALMHPGRYFSGGESDTGSSAESSPFGSPLLSRSVSLLKIFSQESQSKMIKLKHSVARNSSLSTDDSSADTSPSAQRRSRSAPAGTQPPTALLPLDAPRGRDREQSLRLSRGGSLRLAAEYDPSNARLRVRLVSAEDLYDALVDVRSINCCVSLCLNPGKLQKQRSTIVKNSRNPVFNEDFFFDGLGLGHARKMSLKLKVVNKGSSLKRDTLLGEKELPLTTLLAL